A portion of the Parasteatoda tepidariorum isolate YZ-2023 chromosome 5, CAS_Ptep_4.0, whole genome shotgun sequence genome contains these proteins:
- the LOC107453624 gene encoding lipopolysaccharide-induced tumor necrosis factor-alpha factor homolog isoform X1, with the protein MAEKGGMSAPPQVPPPYMPNDPPPAYTQAPYPGGDGFQYANRYPTAPPLAGYQAPILGQPGAAPGGPPHVVTVMKIGQWGPFPMQIVCPQCQARVMTETTASPGLLTWLLSGALVFVGCWLGCCLIPCCIPECQDIEHNCPNCKAHLGTFRRI; encoded by the exons ATGGCAGAAAAAGGGGGCATGTCAGCACCACCTCAAGTACCACCTCCTTACATGCCTAATGATCCACCCCCTGCCTACACGCAAGCCCCTTATCCGGGCGGCgatg gGTTTCAATATGCTAACAGATATCCAACTGCCCCTCCACTTGCAG GCTATCAAGCACCTATCCTTGGTCAACCAGGAGCAGCACCGGGTGGCCCTC CTCATGTTGTGACTGTGATGAAGATAGGACAGTGGGGTCCATTTCCTATGCAAATTGTGTGTCCTCAATGTCAAGCACGTGTTATGACTGAAACAACAGCTAGTCCAGGTCTTCTTACTTGGCTGTTGTCCGGAGCTTTAGTTTTTGTTGG TTGTTGGTTGGGCTGCTGTCTTATCCCATGCTGCATTCCAGAATGCCAAGATATCGAGCATAACTGCCCTAACTGTAAGGCCCACCTCGGAACATTTCGTCGCATCTGA
- the LOC107453624 gene encoding LITAF domain-containing protein isoform X2 — MAEKGGMSAPPQVPPPYMPNDPPPAYTQAPYPGGDGYQAPILGQPGAAPGGPPHVVTVMKIGQWGPFPMQIVCPQCQARVMTETTASPGLLTWLLSGALVFVGCWLGCCLIPCCIPECQDIEHNCPNCKAHLGTFRRI; from the exons ATGGCAGAAAAAGGGGGCATGTCAGCACCACCTCAAGTACCACCTCCTTACATGCCTAATGATCCACCCCCTGCCTACACGCAAGCCCCTTATCCGGGCGGCgatg GCTATCAAGCACCTATCCTTGGTCAACCAGGAGCAGCACCGGGTGGCCCTC CTCATGTTGTGACTGTGATGAAGATAGGACAGTGGGGTCCATTTCCTATGCAAATTGTGTGTCCTCAATGTCAAGCACGTGTTATGACTGAAACAACAGCTAGTCCAGGTCTTCTTACTTGGCTGTTGTCCGGAGCTTTAGTTTTTGTTGG TTGTTGGTTGGGCTGCTGTCTTATCCCATGCTGCATTCCAGAATGCCAAGATATCGAGCATAACTGCCCTAACTGTAAGGCCCACCTCGGAACATTTCGTCGCATCTGA